One Lutzomyia longipalpis isolate SR_M1_2022 chromosome 4, ASM2433408v1 DNA segment encodes these proteins:
- the LOC129794857 gene encoding cyclin-dependent kinase-like 3 has protein sequence MEKYDVISVVGEGSYGLVMRCRHRESGQYVAIKKFLETEDDPTVRKMAMREIRMLKRLRHENLVNMIEVFRRKKRFFLVFEYLEHTVLEELEARSGGLGFVTARKYIFQVLRALDFIHSNDVIHRDIKPENVLVSRLGIIKLCDFGFARTYAENETFTDYVATRWYRSPELLVGDPRYGKEVDIWATGCLYAEMMTGEPLFPGESDVDQLFQIVRVLGKVTARHQVLITRNTLFKGMKQEQDTNLGSIFPEWNRDSLNFLEECLQMDTAARPDTRKLLKHDLFTKDDFLDQFLPELKMKLNQEAQMNPLLKRIQSLGNSGKKSFIDEAKTQQSDRTAKDIKTIPNATKDRIGQIGLSFLTTTQILGNTPNKISGDVPPMKTDEAHGHFASLNSYKNYFSNQHYKLLSQLKSNSINSSNINNNNVIKEPVVSKHERLLSAQKGYTEKQNCSTNMDANINPGSPVQFQSLQMESLQMDSNFGKKDRGPDRPPYANIIHVEEKPSVNQTLPTDLNNLAISGTIPQYFSNKRQTNLMGSFQHPQKCPPNPALTKQSPIPIQLTVNRPNLVKRERGMMLDAMTSSLGIAPEGLKSEASPRILLGPPWLTGKDAKVTAQLGKKGGGLTDWKSISHNNSNKLQVSGSHILDYTSANPSGSDLILPNCPGASTSPYKGIKKKLTPMTGIQIPGENTIFPTPRNFSPSSDQKNNT, from the exons ATGGAGAAGTATGACGTCATTTCCGTGGTGGGTGAAGGAAGCTATGGCCTCGTCATGCGATGCCGACATCGTGAATCTGGGCAGTATGTTGccataaagaaattcttggaGACAGAAGATGATCCAACAGTGAGAAAAATGGCAATGCGTGAAATAAGAATGTTAAAG AGACTGCGTCATGAGAACCTCGTAAACATGATTGAGGTGTTCAGGCGGAAGAAGAGATTCTTCCTTGTCTTTGAATATCTGGAGCATACAGTCCTTGAGGAATTGGAAGCCAGATCTGGGGGTCTTGGCTTTGTTACAGCCCGCAAGTACATCTTCCAAGTTCTCCGAGCACTGGATTTTATCCATTCAAATGATGTCATCCACCGAGATATAAAGCCTGAGAATGTTCTTGTCTCCCGCCTGGGGATTATTAAGCTTTGCGATTTTGGCTTTGCTCGAACCTATGCGGAAAATGAAACCTTTACAGATTACGTGGCAACACGGTGGTACAGATCCCCGGAATTGCTTGTTGGTGATCCGAGATATGGGAAGGAAGTGGACATCTGGGCTACGGGTTGCCTGTATGCGGAAATGATGACCGGAGAGCCACTCTTCCCAGGTGAAAGTGACGTTGATCAGCTCTTCCAGATTGTGAGAGTCCTGGGTAAGGTCACTGCACGACATCAGGTCCTGATCACACGAAACACCCTATTCAAGGGTATGAAGCAGGAGCAGGATACAAATTTGGGAAGTATCTTCCCGGAGTGGAATCGCGATAGCCTGAATTTCCTAGAAGAGTGCCTACAGATGGATACAGCAGCACGTCCCGATACGAGAAAACTCCTAAAGCATGATCTGTTCACAAAGGATGACTTTCTAGATCAATTCCTGCCTGAGCTGAAGATGAAACTGAATCAGGAGGCACAGATGAATCCCCTGCTTAAACGAATACAGAGTCTCGGGAATTCAGGGAAGAAGTCCTTCATTGATGAAGCAAAGACACAACAATCAGATCGAACCGCAAAGGACATCAAGACCATTCCGAATGCAACGAAAGATCGGATCGGTCAAATTGGTCTTAGCTTCCTTACAACAACCCAAATTCTCGGCAATACACCAAATAAGATCTCCGGGGATGTTCCCCCAATGAAGACAGATGAGGCGCACGGGCATTTTGCATCATTGAACTCCTACAAGAACTACTTCAGTAATCAGCACTACAAACTGCTGTCGCAGCTCAAGTCTAACAGCATCAACAGCAGCAACATTAACAACAACAATGTGATCAAAGAACCAGTAGTTTCAAAGCACGAGAGGTTACTTTCAGCTCAGAAAGGCTACACGGAGAAGCAGAACTGTTCCACGAACATGGATGCCAACATCAATCCAGGATCCCCAGTTCAGTTTCAATCCTTGCAGATGGAAAGCTTGCAAATGGAT agcAATTTTGGGAAGAAGGATCGTGGTCCTGATCGTCCTCCTTACGCAAATATCATTCATGTAGAAGAG AAACCATCAGTCAATCAAACCCTTCCAACGGACTTGAATAATTTAGCAATTTCCGGCACAATCCCGCAGTATTTCTCCAATAAGCGTCAAACAAATCTCATGGGTAGCTTCCAGCATCCCCAGAAGTGTCCCCCAAATCCCGCCTTGACAAAACAGAGCCCCATTCCCATTCAGCTCACTGTTAATCGGCCGAATTTAGTGAAGCGGGAGCGTGGAATGATGTTGGATGCTATGACCAGTTCACTGGGAATTGCACCGGAGGGGCTGAAGAGTGAAGCGAGTCCGAGGATTCTCCTTGGGCCACCTTGGCTCACGGGGAAGGATGCAAAGGTTACGGCCCAGCTGGGGAAGAAGGGTGGTGGCCTTACGGACTGGAAGAGCATCAGTCACAACAACAGCAATAAGCTGCAAGTTTCGGGATCACACATTTTGGACTATACGTCCGCAAATCCCTCCGGAAGTGATCTCATTCTGCCCAATTGCCCAGGAGCATCGACAAGCCCCTACAAGGGGATTAAGAAGAAACTAACCCCCATGACGGGGATTCAAATTCCCGGAGAAAATACGATTTTTCCCACACCG cgaaatttttctccatcctcggatcaaaaaaataacaccTGA